Proteins encoded within one genomic window of Haladaptatus sp. QDMS2:
- a CDS encoding MaoC/PaaZ C-terminal domain-containing protein, translating into MPHTAYFYDDLAVGDTFETRGRTITESHLVTHAGNTGDMNELQMNEEFAKETRFGERAVHAPLTYSMMEGLITSDFRHEDSNICYYGLDKMRIPNPTFVGDTITVSREIIDREDREEGGIVTFHDEVTTGDGRTVLVCETLEYIRSRE; encoded by the coding sequence ATGCCACACACGGCGTATTTCTACGACGACTTGGCGGTCGGCGACACCTTCGAGACGCGCGGACGGACCATCACCGAGAGTCACCTCGTCACTCACGCGGGCAACACGGGCGACATGAACGAACTCCAGATGAACGAGGAGTTCGCAAAGGAGACGCGCTTCGGCGAGCGGGCGGTTCACGCGCCGCTCACCTACTCGATGATGGAGGGACTCATCACGAGCGACTTCCGCCACGAGGACTCGAACATCTGCTACTACGGGCTCGACAAGATGCGCATCCCGAACCCGACGTTCGTCGGGGACACCATCACCGTCTCCCGCGAAATCATCGACCGCGAGGACCGCGAGGAAGGCGGCATCGTCACGTTCCACGACGAAGTGACGACGGGAGACGGGCGAACTGTCCTCGTCTGTGAGACGCTCGAATACATCCGGTCGCGCGAGTAA
- a CDS encoding class I adenylate-forming enzyme family protein, producing MRIDELLEMRVEKTPAKPFLTFESQQYTYAETVAASKRYANALAEWGVEQGDRVALFLQNRPEFLFTMFANAYLDSITAPSNPEYKASALRHSLELSQPVVLVTSEPLLNTAIEAARGTTVEEILVVDDVEDYQSLPALAANQSTDVTTPASDDRAIGLHMYTSGTTGPPKAVECEHRNWTISAIDFQKRMGFTHEDVLFTALPLFHANAQIYSTLGAAAAGAEVVIYEKFSSSSWWDWCREHGVTEFNAMGSMLKMLDNMPPAEDDADNPVEYVFSAGTPADLFEPFEERFDIQIVEGYSLTEDPLLMLNPTNKAKRKVGSIGLPPAEKRIKVVDDDGNEVPRGEKGEIIQNCPAMLASYYRQPDKTDEAVVDGWFYTGDYGKIDEDGFVYFLDRKKDIVRRGGENISTYEIEGVIKALDAVEEVAIIPSPDEFYDEVVKALVIKKEGHDLTPEEIIEVCEAELSSFKVPQYVEFVDEFPYTPTGKIQKQKLRTRENEERPEHWSRE from the coding sequence ATGCGAATCGACGAGTTGCTGGAGATGCGAGTCGAAAAGACGCCGGCGAAACCGTTTCTGACGTTCGAATCGCAGCAGTACACCTACGCCGAAACCGTCGCCGCCTCGAAGCGCTACGCGAACGCCCTCGCCGAGTGGGGCGTCGAACAGGGCGACCGAGTCGCACTCTTTCTGCAGAACCGGCCGGAGTTCCTGTTCACGATGTTCGCGAACGCCTACCTCGACAGCATCACCGCGCCCTCGAACCCCGAATACAAGGCGAGCGCGCTTCGCCACTCCCTCGAACTCTCACAGCCCGTGGTGCTCGTCACCTCGGAACCGCTGCTCAACACGGCGATCGAGGCGGCCCGCGGAACCACCGTCGAGGAGATTCTCGTCGTGGACGACGTCGAAGACTACCAGTCGCTGCCGGCGCTCGCGGCGAACCAATCGACGGACGTGACCACGCCTGCATCTGACGACCGGGCAATCGGCCTCCACATGTACACCTCCGGGACGACGGGGCCGCCGAAGGCGGTCGAGTGCGAACACCGCAACTGGACCATCTCGGCCATCGACTTCCAGAAACGGATGGGCTTCACCCACGAGGACGTGCTGTTCACCGCGCTGCCGCTGTTCCACGCGAACGCCCAGATTTACTCGACGCTCGGCGCGGCCGCCGCCGGGGCGGAGGTCGTCATCTACGAGAAGTTCTCTTCCTCTAGCTGGTGGGACTGGTGTCGCGAACACGGCGTCACCGAGTTCAACGCGATGGGGAGCATGCTGAAGATGCTCGACAACATGCCACCCGCCGAGGACGACGCGGACAACCCCGTCGAGTACGTCTTCTCGGCCGGAACGCCCGCCGACCTATTCGAACCGTTCGAGGAACGCTTCGACATTCAGATCGTGGAGGGGTACTCGCTCACCGAAGACCCCCTGCTCATGCTCAACCCCACGAACAAAGCAAAGCGCAAGGTGGGAAGCATCGGCCTGCCACCCGCCGAAAAGCGCATCAAGGTCGTGGACGACGACGGCAACGAGGTGCCCCGCGGCGAGAAGGGTGAAATCATCCAGAACTGCCCGGCGATGCTCGCGAGTTACTACCGCCAACCGGACAAGACCGACGAGGCGGTCGTCGACGGGTGGTTCTACACCGGCGATTACGGAAAAATCGACGAGGACGGCTTCGTCTACTTCTTAGACCGCAAGAAGGACATCGTCCGTCGGGGCGGGGAGAACATCTCGACGTACGAAATCGAGGGCGTCATCAAGGCGCTTGACGCGGTCGAAGAAGTCGCCATCATCCCGAGTCCAGACGAGTTCTACGACGAAGTGGTGAAGGCGCTCGTCATCAAGAAGGAGGGCCACGACCTCACGCCGGAGGAAATCATCGAGGTTTGCGAAGCGGAACTCTCGTCGTTCAAAGTCCCCCAGTACGTCGAATTCGTCGACGAGTTCCCGTACACGCCGACGGGGAAGATACAGAAGCAGAAGCTCAGGACGCGAGAAAACGAAGAGCGCCCCGAGCACTGGTCGCGGGAATAA
- a CDS encoding GNAT family N-acetyltransferase, which yields MYVRDARNRDEVWLLDHIEAMGLDGTAFRSRDYVIAVDENTNERAGFGRIRIHVLDDDSEILELTSIGTLEDWRGQGVGAHVVERLVTKAKDADFETVYALTGAPEYLAQFGFESISADELPEKLQQRLDEKREELEPEAAPVVVEIDDFSIPEALRERFKNAEKYVEPEPEDTAEDFGIDPKGATYKYDTGR from the coding sequence ATGTACGTCCGAGATGCGAGGAACCGAGATGAGGTCTGGCTGCTCGACCACATCGAGGCGATGGGGCTCGACGGCACGGCCTTTCGCTCTCGGGACTACGTGATTGCGGTCGACGAGAACACGAACGAACGCGCTGGGTTCGGACGCATCCGCATTCACGTCCTCGACGACGACAGCGAGATTCTCGAACTCACGAGCATCGGCACGCTCGAAGATTGGCGCGGCCAGGGTGTCGGCGCGCACGTCGTCGAACGCCTCGTCACGAAGGCGAAAGACGCCGATTTCGAGACGGTGTACGCGCTGACCGGCGCACCGGAGTACCTCGCCCAGTTCGGCTTCGAGTCGATTTCGGCCGACGAGTTGCCCGAAAAGCTCCAGCAGCGACTCGACGAAAAGCGCGAGGAGTTAGAACCCGAGGCGGCGCCGGTCGTGGTCGAAATCGACGACTTCTCGATTCCAGAAGCGCTCAGAGAGCGATTCAAGAACGCGGAAAAGTACGTCGAACCGGAACCCGAAGACACGGCAGAGGACTTCGGTATCGACCCCAAGGGAGCGACGTACAAGTACGACACCGGGCGCTGA
- a CDS encoding acyl-CoA dehydrogenase family protein — MQYNDSALAQEVAGRVREFMDDVVIPAERELEPGTLVSDSTLADLREQAKEYDIYAPQISEEYGGMGLEFRDVLPAFEEAGRSLLGAPALRVDAPDEGNMHTFEMLGTKAQKDEWLRPLVEGEIHSGFAMTEPIQGGGSDPKMLQTSAEKDGDEWVVNGHKWWTTNGSDASILIVMARTDFDAHPYQGASLILVPIDTPGVEIVRDIPHTGGGVLGTVHSEIKFDDVRVPGENLLGTENMGFTHAQQRLGPARLTHCMRFSGMAQRSLDVAKAYISEREAFGGPIAEKQGPRFAIAEHETKLHAARTMVRHAAWQQNEGDEARIPVSMCKVFTANVAQEAIDTALQFCGANGMGKDLPISDFYEEVRQFRIVDGADEVHKRVIARDAFDEVNPDELSTLTRFDG; from the coding sequence ATGCAGTACAACGACTCTGCCCTCGCACAGGAAGTCGCGGGACGGGTACGAGAGTTCATGGACGACGTGGTGATTCCAGCAGAGCGAGAGCTCGAACCGGGCACGCTGGTCTCCGATTCGACGCTCGCGGACCTCCGCGAGCAGGCAAAGGAGTACGACATCTACGCGCCCCAGATTTCAGAAGAGTACGGTGGGATGGGCCTCGAATTCCGCGACGTGCTCCCCGCCTTCGAGGAGGCAGGTCGGAGCCTCCTCGGCGCGCCGGCGCTCCGCGTCGATGCGCCCGACGAGGGGAACATGCACACCTTCGAGATGCTTGGTACGAAAGCACAGAAAGACGAATGGCTTCGCCCGCTCGTCGAGGGTGAGATTCACTCCGGATTCGCGATGACCGAGCCGATTCAGGGCGGTGGCTCCGACCCGAAGATGCTCCAGACGAGCGCGGAGAAGGACGGCGACGAGTGGGTCGTAAATGGGCACAAGTGGTGGACCACGAACGGGAGCGACGCGAGCATTCTCATCGTGATGGCCCGGACGGACTTCGACGCCCACCCGTACCAAGGTGCGTCGCTCATCCTCGTCCCCATCGACACCCCCGGCGTGGAAATCGTCCGCGACATCCCGCACACCGGCGGCGGCGTCCTCGGGACGGTCCACTCGGAGATCAAGTTCGACGACGTGCGCGTCCCCGGGGAAAACCTCCTCGGCACCGAGAACATGGGTTTCACACACGCCCAACAGCGCCTCGGTCCCGCACGGCTGACCCACTGTATGCGCTTTTCGGGGATGGCCCAGCGGTCGCTCGACGTGGCGAAGGCCTACATCTCAGAGCGTGAGGCGTTCGGCGGTCCAATCGCAGAGAAACAGGGGCCTCGCTTTGCCATCGCCGAACACGAGACGAAACTCCACGCCGCCCGGACGATGGTTCGTCACGCCGCGTGGCAACAGAACGAGGGTGATGAGGCCCGCATCCCCGTCTCGATGTGTAAGGTGTTCACCGCGAACGTCGCCCAGGAGGCCATCGACACCGCGCTACAGTTCTGTGGCGCAAACGGCATGGGGAAAGACCTCCCGATCTCTGACTTCTACGAGGAAGTTCGCCAGTTCCGCATCGTGGACGGCGCAGACGAGGTTCACAAGCGCGTCATCGCCCGCGACGCCTTCGACGAAGTGAACCCCGATGAACTCTCCACCCTGACGCGATTCGACGGCTGA
- a CDS encoding iron-containing alcohol dehydrogenase family protein codes for MLFDHEFERARFVWGDESVSRLDDLLAADARVMVVTGEHVGATPSVMDPVRAAIGERLVETYTGARPNVPHETVTEGVSRLEASGADALVSVGGGSASDTAKAIAIFAGEETDDLDQLRTHTVDGEVTVPDLPAAKVPLYCVVTTLSAAEVTNICGVSTPEEKVVLLDEKVRPQACLYDPTVAATTPDAVIASTGMNALDHAVEILYSEGRSDNPFYQATAEKAIRLLTENLPGAVSGDADARVQTQLGAALSGLGVVGGVSINHGVNHILCARHPLSHGDGNSILLPHGVRFTAPEAPEAIRRIARAMGVDATGTDDEVVDAVVDAIATLQETLGTPTRLRDVGVDRDDFEAVAAIAVGEPSLASSPRDITEADIVSFLDAAW; via the coding sequence ATGCTTTTCGACCACGAATTCGAACGGGCACGGTTCGTGTGGGGCGACGAGAGCGTCTCTCGACTCGACGACCTTCTCGCTGCTGACGCACGGGTGATGGTTGTCACGGGCGAACACGTCGGCGCGACGCCGTCGGTGATGGATCCCGTGAGAGCCGCGATCGGCGAGCGACTCGTCGAGACGTACACGGGCGCGCGGCCGAACGTTCCCCACGAGACCGTCACAGAGGGTGTCTCGCGGCTCGAAGCCAGCGGGGCGGACGCGCTCGTGAGCGTCGGCGGAGGCAGCGCGAGCGACACGGCCAAGGCCATCGCCATCTTCGCCGGCGAGGAGACGGACGACCTCGACCAACTCAGAACGCACACCGTAGACGGTGAGGTGACGGTACCCGACCTGCCGGCGGCGAAGGTGCCACTCTACTGCGTGGTGACGACGCTCTCGGCCGCGGAGGTGACGAACATCTGTGGCGTCTCGACGCCGGAGGAGAAGGTCGTCCTGCTCGACGAGAAGGTGCGACCGCAGGCGTGTCTGTACGACCCTACAGTCGCCGCGACCACGCCCGACGCCGTCATCGCGTCGACCGGGATGAACGCCCTCGATCACGCGGTGGAAATTCTCTACTCGGAGGGGCGAAGCGACAATCCGTTCTACCAGGCCACGGCGGAGAAGGCGATTCGGCTGCTCACCGAGAACTTGCCGGGTGCGGTGTCCGGCGACGCGGACGCTCGGGTACAGACACAACTCGGGGCCGCGCTCTCCGGCCTCGGCGTGGTCGGCGGCGTGAGCATCAATCACGGGGTGAACCACATTCTCTGTGCCCGTCACCCGCTCTCGCACGGTGACGGAAACAGCATCCTCTTGCCTCACGGCGTCCGGTTCACCGCTCCCGAGGCTCCCGAGGCGATTCGACGCATTGCTCGGGCGATGGGCGTCGATGCGACGGGTACCGACGACGAGGTCGTAGACGCCGTCGTTGACGCGATTGCGACGCTTCAGGAGACGCTCGGGACGCCGACTCGCCTCCGCGACGTGGGCGTAGACCGCGACGATTTCGAGGCGGTCGCGGCCATCGCCGTTGGAGAACCGTCGCTCGCGAGCAGCCCGCGCGATATCACGGAGGCAGACATCGTTTCCTTCCTCGACGCAGCCTGGTGA
- the hutG gene encoding formimidoylglutamase, producing the protein MKFNPPADWQGTSSDPNDEQFGHVVQQTSLDEADEYDAVIVGEPYDGAVISRKGAADGPAAIRDALAGTKSHHFDAGPVSKIGDLGDVAIPSGSVAEVQEAVLEATNAIHGQDAIPVFLGGDNSLTFPNVAPLLDDGSVGVINFDAHLDVREVPESGLTSGTPYRQLHDAGLDGYACVGARHFETSTKYHDFVCDNDGEVVTAEEARDDPVTAIDSALSALSHVDTLYLSVDIDVLDAAYPGSSAPTPGGLSPGDLFRMVRMAASDDRVAGFEVVECAPPLDANNRTVDAAARTVAHFLAGWAA; encoded by the coding sequence ATGAAATTCAACCCACCCGCAGACTGGCAGGGGACCTCGTCGGACCCGAACGACGAGCAGTTCGGCCACGTCGTCCAGCAAACGTCGCTCGACGAAGCGGACGAGTACGACGCGGTCATCGTCGGCGAACCCTACGACGGGGCGGTCATCTCGCGGAAGGGCGCGGCGGATGGGCCCGCCGCCATTCGCGACGCGCTCGCCGGGACGAAGAGCCACCACTTCGACGCCGGGCCCGTCTCGAAAATCGGTGACCTCGGCGACGTGGCGATTCCATCTGGGTCAGTCGCAGAAGTTCAGGAAGCAGTCCTCGAAGCCACGAACGCGATTCACGGACAGGACGCGATTCCCGTGTTCCTCGGCGGGGACAACTCGCTCACATTCCCGAACGTGGCTCCACTTCTCGACGATGGCTCGGTCGGCGTCATCAACTTCGACGCCCATCTCGACGTGCGCGAAGTCCCTGAATCGGGGCTGACGAGTGGGACGCCGTACCGACAACTGCACGACGCGGGCCTCGATGGCTACGCTTGCGTCGGGGCGCGACACTTCGAGACGAGCACGAAGTACCACGACTTCGTCTGCGACAACGACGGCGAAGTCGTGACCGCAGAGGAGGCACGCGACGACCCGGTCACGGCCATCGACAGCGCCCTCTCCGCGCTCTCTCACGTGGATACGCTCTATCTGAGCGTGGATATCGACGTGCTGGACGCCGCCTACCCGGGGTCGAGCGCGCCGACACCGGGTGGTCTCTCGCCGGGCGACCTGTTCCGGATGGTCCGAATGGCTGCGAGCGACGACCGGGTCGCAGGCTTTGAAGTCGTGGAGTGCGCACCTCCACTCGATGCGAACAACCGAACCGTCGATGCGGCCGCGCGTACCGTCGCGCACTTCCTCGCGGGGTGGGCGGCGTGA
- the hutI gene encoding imidazolonepropionase — protein MTDLVVYDAAELVVGKAEDAPLERYENAAIAVENGKVVAVGPTDEVIREYPPENATEAIDATGRTVLPGFVDPHTHGLFAGDRSDEFEAKLRGKTYQEILAAGGGILKSVRSVREASDETLVTNLLGHLDRMLAHGTTTVEVKSGYGLDTETELRMLDAIAEADDQHPIEVVPTFMGAHAVPQGMDADEYTQEVIDEQLPAVEAQGIAEFNDVFCEEGVFSVEQSRRILEAGEAHGLTPKVHAEELAHIGGTQLAAEIGATSADHLLHSTEEDIAALVDAGVVPVLLPGTAFGLGAEFADAEMMLDQGAPVAIATDFNPNCHSHSMGFAQSLACVEMRMTPAQALVAATDHAALALDRPDLGRLDVGAPADLVVVDAPNHVHVPYQYGTNLVETVVKHGERVYG, from the coding sequence GTGACTGACCTCGTCGTCTACGACGCCGCGGAACTGGTGGTTGGAAAGGCCGAGGACGCCCCGCTCGAACGCTACGAGAACGCCGCGATTGCGGTCGAGAATGGGAAGGTCGTCGCCGTCGGCCCAACAGACGAAGTCATCCGCGAGTACCCGCCAGAGAACGCCACAGAGGCAATCGACGCCACCGGCAGGACGGTGCTCCCCGGCTTCGTCGACCCACACACCCACGGCCTCTTTGCGGGCGACCGCTCCGACGAGTTCGAGGCCAAGCTGCGCGGCAAGACGTATCAGGAGATTCTCGCCGCCGGTGGCGGGATTCTCAAGTCCGTTCGGTCGGTGCGCGAGGCGAGCGACGAGACGCTCGTCACGAACTTGTTGGGACACTTAGACCGGATGCTCGCCCACGGGACGACGACGGTCGAAGTCAAATCCGGCTACGGCCTCGATACGGAGACGGAACTCCGGATGCTCGACGCGATTGCGGAAGCCGACGACCAGCATCCTATCGAGGTCGTCCCGACGTTCATGGGCGCACACGCCGTGCCGCAGGGAATGGACGCAGACGAGTACACCCAGGAAGTAATCGACGAACAACTGCCCGCCGTCGAAGCGCAGGGCATCGCCGAGTTCAACGACGTGTTCTGCGAGGAGGGCGTGTTCTCGGTCGAACAGTCTCGTCGCATCCTCGAAGCGGGCGAAGCGCACGGCCTCACGCCGAAGGTTCACGCCGAGGAACTGGCGCACATCGGCGGAACACAACTGGCCGCAGAGATTGGCGCGACGAGCGCAGACCACCTGCTTCACTCGACAGAGGAGGACATCGCCGCGCTCGTCGATGCGGGCGTCGTGCCCGTCCTCCTGCCGGGCACCGCATTCGGCCTCGGCGCAGAGTTCGCAGACGCCGAGATGATGCTCGACCAGGGTGCGCCCGTGGCCATCGCGACGGATTTCAACCCGAACTGCCACAGCCACTCGATGGGCTTCGCCCAGTCGCTCGCCTGCGTGGAGATGCGCATGACGCCGGCACAGGCGCTCGTCGCGGCGACCGATCACGCGGCGCTCGCGCTGGATAGACCGGACCTTGGCCGCCTCGACGTCGGTGCGCCCGCTGACCTCGTCGTCGTGGACGCGCCGAACCACGTTCACGTGCCGTATCAGTACGGGACGAATCTCGTCGAAACGGTCGTGAAGCACGGCGAGCGCGTCTACGGCTGA
- a CDS encoding long-chain fatty acid--CoA ligase, translating into MNLGHILRRAARRHPDRTALLGRGVPDGRTYAELDDRVDRLVAGLAELGVEAGDRVGLMVKNHAAFVETSVAAYRLGALKVPLNTMLTPGDHDHLVSDAGIDVLVVESQFAAHCAEMTARASHYVVVGEEATFPGETHAYERLLGADPDSRAEGSGDDPCALMYTSGTTGLPKGVTHTHDTWLSTALSLKTELGQRDGEVTLHAAPLTHGTGFLVESTMLVGGTNLLVDGFDPDEFLDAVDDHGVNSIFVVPTMIYKLLDTYDPEDGRDLSSLRNLYYAGAPMSAARLREGLDTFGDVFVQSYGQMECPMTITVLNHETHRRAVAEDEQLLQSAGREVDTAEVRLVDDRNEPVERGELGEITVRSPLATPGYWELPEKTAETIVDGWLHTGDVGRFDENGLLYILDRKKDMIITGGMNVYPREIEEVLATHEAVSNAAVIGVPDDYWGEKVVAVVEPRPDADVDEATLASQLEATCEAELAAYKKPKRIDIVDELPRSSYGKVRKTDLREEYWDDAERNVN; encoded by the coding sequence ATGAACTTAGGGCATATTCTCCGACGGGCCGCACGACGACACCCGGACCGAACCGCACTCCTCGGACGCGGTGTCCCCGACGGGCGCACCTACGCGGAACTCGACGACCGGGTGGACCGTCTCGTCGCGGGACTCGCCGAGTTGGGCGTCGAAGCCGGCGACCGCGTCGGCCTGATGGTGAAAAATCACGCCGCCTTCGTCGAAACGTCGGTCGCCGCCTACCGCCTCGGGGCGCTCAAAGTGCCGCTCAACACGATGCTCACGCCGGGCGACCACGACCACCTCGTCTCTGACGCCGGCATCGACGTGCTCGTGGTCGAATCACAGTTCGCAGCCCACTGCGCCGAGATGACGGCGCGCGCGTCTCACTACGTCGTCGTCGGCGAGGAGGCGACGTTCCCGGGTGAGACCCACGCCTACGAACGTCTGCTCGGGGCCGACCCCGACTCCCGAGCGGAGGGCAGCGGCGACGACCCCTGTGCGCTGATGTACACCTCCGGGACGACCGGCCTCCCGAAGGGCGTCACCCACACCCACGACACCTGGCTCTCGACCGCCCTCTCGCTCAAGACCGAGCTCGGGCAGCGCGACGGCGAGGTGACGTTGCACGCCGCCCCGCTCACCCACGGGACGGGCTTCCTCGTCGAATCGACGATGCTGGTCGGCGGGACGAACCTGCTCGTAGACGGGTTCGACCCCGATGAGTTCCTCGACGCGGTGGACGACCACGGCGTGAACTCTATCTTCGTCGTCCCGACGATGATTTACAAACTCCTCGACACCTACGACCCCGAGGATGGCCGCGACCTCTCGTCGCTGCGAAATCTCTACTACGCCGGTGCGCCGATGAGCGCCGCCCGCCTTCGGGAAGGGCTCGACACCTTCGGCGACGTGTTCGTCCAGTCGTACGGCCAGATGGAGTGCCCGATGACCATCACCGTCCTCAACCACGAGACCCACCGCCGGGCAGTCGCAGAAGACGAGCAGTTGCTCCAGTCTGCGGGCCGCGAGGTGGACACGGCAGAGGTACGCCTCGTCGACGACCGAAACGAGCCGGTCGAGCGGGGCGAGCTCGGAGAGATTACCGTTCGCTCGCCGCTCGCCACGCCCGGGTACTGGGAGTTGCCCGAGAAAACGGCGGAGACCATCGTCGACGGCTGGCTCCACACCGGCGACGTGGGCCGCTTCGACGAGAACGGCCTCCTCTACATCTTAGACCGCAAGAAGGACATGATAATCACCGGCGGGATGAACGTATACCCCCGCGAAATCGAGGAGGTGCTCGCAACCCACGAGGCCGTCTCGAACGCCGCCGTTATCGGCGTCCCCGACGACTACTGGGGGGAGAAAGTGGTCGCCGTCGTCGAACCGCGTCCCGACGCGGATGTAGACGAGGCGACGCTCGCGTCACAACTCGAAGCCACCTGCGAGGCCGAACTCGCGGCCTACAAGAAACCGAAACGAATCGACATCGTCGACGAGCTTCCGCGCAGTTCCTACGGCAAGGTCCGAAAAACCGACCTGCGAGAGGAGTACTGGGACGACGCGGAGCGAAACGTGAACTGA
- the hutU gene encoding urocanate hydratase yields MGHQQPTDKKRRLGEPSEQWKQYQGAPTGTDIECKGWRQEAALRMLNNNLDPDVGERPEDLVVYGGTGRAARSWDAYDAILAELRDLDDDETLLVQSGKPVGRFTTHERAPRVLIANSNLVGKWDNWEHFHELEAKGLIMYGQMTAGSWAYIGTQGIIQGTYETLAEAGRQHFPDVKGLTGTITVTGGLGGMGGAQPLAVTMNHGVCIAAEVDEHRIDRRIETRYCMEKTDDLDEAIDMAEEAAEKGEPLSIGLHMNAADMFEGMLERGFVPDIVTDQTSAHDELEGYYPSGYTVEEADQLRAENPEQYVEASLDTMVRHVEGILAMQEKGAIAFEYGNNIRGQVKEHRGMEHAFDFEGFVPAYIRPLFCRGKGPFRWAALSGDPADIHRTDEAVKELFPEKDHLHRWIDLAQEQVAFQGLPSRVCWLGYSTDDEGVTERAKFALKINDLVRDGEISAPVVVTRDHLDAGSVASPNRETEAMRDGSDAVADWPILNALLNCAAGADIVSVHDGGGVGIGNALHTNNHVVLDGTDLAAEKARRVFTTDPGMGVIRHADAGYEEALDEATVSNVPIPMRDRQ; encoded by the coding sequence ATGGGACACCAGCAGCCAACCGACAAAAAACGCCGTCTCGGCGAGCCCTCAGAACAGTGGAAACAGTATCAGGGCGCGCCGACCGGCACTGACATCGAGTGTAAGGGCTGGCGGCAGGAAGCGGCCCTGCGCATGCTCAACAACAACTTAGACCCGGACGTGGGCGAGCGACCGGAGGATCTCGTCGTCTACGGCGGGACCGGTCGCGCCGCCCGAAGCTGGGACGCCTACGACGCGATTCTCGCAGAACTCCGCGACCTCGACGACGACGAGACGCTGCTCGTCCAGTCCGGCAAGCCGGTCGGCCGGTTCACCACCCACGAACGCGCTCCGCGCGTCCTCATCGCGAACTCGAATCTGGTGGGTAAGTGGGATAACTGGGAGCACTTCCACGAACTCGAAGCCAAAGGCCTCATTATGTACGGCCAGATGACCGCCGGGTCGTGGGCCTACATCGGCACGCAGGGCATCATCCAGGGAACCTACGAGACGCTCGCCGAAGCGGGCCGCCAGCACTTCCCGGACGTGAAGGGCCTCACCGGAACCATCACCGTCACCGGTGGCCTCGGCGGGATGGGTGGGGCACAGCCCCTTGCCGTCACGATGAACCACGGCGTCTGCATCGCCGCGGAGGTGGACGAACACCGCATCGACCGCCGCATCGAGACGCGCTACTGCATGGAGAAGACCGACGACTTAGACGAGGCCATCGACATGGCCGAGGAAGCCGCAGAGAAGGGCGAACCGCTCTCCATCGGCCTCCACATGAACGCCGCCGACATGTTCGAGGGAATGCTCGAACGCGGGTTCGTCCCGGACATCGTCACCGACCAGACGAGCGCCCACGACGAACTAGAGGGGTACTACCCATCCGGCTACACCGTCGAAGAAGCCGACCAACTGCGCGCCGAAAATCCCGAGCAGTACGTCGAAGCAAGCCTTGATACGATGGTTCGCCACGTCGAAGGCATTCTCGCGATGCAGGAGAAGGGCGCTATTGCCTTCGAGTACGGGAACAACATTCGCGGGCAGGTCAAAGAACACCGTGGGATGGAACACGCATTCGACTTCGAGGGCTTCGTCCCGGCGTACATCCGCCCGCTGTTCTGCCGCGGCAAGGGGCCGTTCCGCTGGGCCGCACTCTCGGGTGACCCAGCCGACATCCACCGCACCGACGAAGCGGTCAAAGAACTGTTCCCTGAGAAGGACCACCTCCACCGCTGGATCGACCTCGCACAGGAGCAGGTCGCCTTCCAGGGCCTCCCTTCGAGGGTCTGCTGGCTCGGCTACTCGACGGACGACGAGGGCGTCACCGAGCGGGCGAAGTTCGCGCTCAAAATCAACGACCTCGTCCGCGACGGTGAAATCTCGGCTCCCGTCGTCGTCACCCGTGACCACCTCGATGCGGGCAGCGTCGCGAGTCCGAACCGCGAGACAGAAGCCATGCGTGACGGCTCTGACGCCGTGGCAGACTGGCCGATTCTCAACGCCCTGCTCAACTGTGCTGCGGGTGCAGACATCGTGAGCGTCCACGACGGCGGCGGCGTCGGCATCGGCAACGCGCTCCACACGAACAACCACGTCGTCCTCGACGGGACTGACCTCGCCGCTGAGAAGGCCCGCCGCGTGTTCACCACCGACCCTGGCATGGGCGTCATCCGCCACGCCGACGCCGGCTACGAGGAGGCCTTAGACGAGGCGACGGTGTCGAACGTCCCGATTCCGATGCGAGACCGCCAATGA